In Rhodamnia argentea isolate NSW1041297 chromosome 1, ASM2092103v1, whole genome shotgun sequence, the genomic window GCGTTCTGTGGGGCAAGGTTGCAAGCCTGTTAAGAATTGCAATTGTCCGGTGTCCCATCCGAACGATTGCATAACTGCGGGGTGGTTATAACTGTTGCATTTCTTTCCTTCGTTCTGATCAGAGTTTGCACATCCTAATTAATATGGCTTCTTGTTGATAGTCGAAGTGGATCCGAAGTCAGCTGGTTTTTGTGGACAAAGAAAGCGAGTGCTTCTTCTATGGCAATATCAGGCGGCTGGAAGGGTACTTGGTGATACTGATAGATTGCATTCCTCCCCTACTTCTTTTGCCGCAAAATATGTTGAAATCGTCCCCTCCCTGCATAATATCAAGTTTCTTTTCCTGCAAAATATGTTTTCTTCACTTAGAATAAATCAAAACGAACTACTAATCCAAGTTAATTTCCATGCAAAACCATGTTGGCCTTTCATGTATCGAAACGAACGGAATCGgtttttccagattttccttCTATTTGGTTTGCGCGGTTGAATCAAAGGACGGTTTTGCACCCTTCAAGGTCTTGTTACCGGTACTAACATATCACGTAGCATGGTGCACAATCGCCTATCAAAAGGCCCCGTTGATGTTCATCGGGCTGAACCTCTTGTTTTCTGTGCTGCAATCACCTATCAAAGGAACCCGTTGATGTTCGTCCGgctgaatttctttctttcgtgTACTGCACTTAACGTATTTTCGCTTCGAATTCTATGGAATGAATTTATTACACTTCGAATCACCACGATTTTCTTGAACTTCTAGTGCTTTTCGAACTCttacatttagaactttttgaacaTTTAGTAAGTCAAGACTTTACTTATCTTTTTCAACATAAAATCGACTTTTGAACAACTTTTTGTCttcattatctttttcttttctatttctctcgCCACGTGCAAAACGTGCGATTTCATGCTAATACAAAACACGAAGACACCAAAGCAAGTCCCAGTAGATAGATACTCCtattttcacaaaaagaagCTCTATAAATAAACACCCtttctttcctcatttttccttttgcaccCCCCTGCCTTCGCTTTTCGCGccatcttttttcccttttttttttttaaattttaccaaCATATTACGAGCCAAAAATCCTGCAGCCCAAAATCCTGTCCTCTGCCACTGTTCAAGAAGAACATCAAGAGCGTGTCTTGTTGCCTATGAAAGCGCAAGGAGAAAAATAAGACAGCATATCAAACTGAGGAGCCTTGCCAGAGAGAAATTTGCTCTTAGTGTAGTTTCATCTTTAATAGGAAATGCATTTGCTGAGAAATGTTTTCTCCGACAAGTATATAAAAGATTGAACAAGGCATACACTACATGATATCAACAAGttttgctcgattgaagttgCTGAGAATCTCACATGAAAAAAAGGCTCCTCATTGGTTGGACGCCTCCACCTTTTCTAACAATATTTTGTTCTTAACCCTAGAGCAAGGTGCCTTTGTGTTTTCCATTATGCTCCACAAGATACTGATAGGGCCAAATATTTTTTCACACCAACTATTTATTACTGTCCGCCAATTCATAACAGGAATGGACTATCGGATAAGAGACTACCTCTACCGTAAACCAGGCTTAAACTATTTGTGTAGATGTGGccattttgtaaaaaaaaatgtgcccaAGAAGCAGGTTTTTACATCTTAAGGGTGTGCATCGTAACACTTCTgaaagtggatttctgctccggATGTGCTCCAAAAGGCAATACAATGCTCACAATTCATTTTTGTACCAAAATAAGTATACCAAAGTCTAGCTAACATATGGCCTAAGGAAACAATGTTAGGAACTTCACGAAAGCCGATAAAGACCATAATAGCACAATGGTAGATGAAATTCGTAAAACACTGTGCATAATAAAGCCACATTATTGCTAGTGTTAATCCATTTACAGCCTAATAATGCATGGAAACTTCCACTTATTAACAGATTTGTTGTGATAATTCTTTTACCATCTATTAAAGGAATAATCATGGGAGACATAAAATGATCAACAATAACTACGGGTGGATAATTCGAGGGTATCAATTCGGAGCAACAACAAAGTGTTGTTGGCCAAATTTATACAAGGTTGTGGAGAAGCAATGATAAACCATACATTTCGTGTGTCATTAGTCCGGTTTCTTCCCGCCACAATGACATGCCCATTCTCAACAATCTCACAACTGCTCGGTGGTACAATCTGAAATCATTCACTAATTAAGACCGATTTGTTCTGAAATGCACGTGGTTCTTGAAGATCTGTTTTCTACCCAACTGGAACTTCAAGACTGTCCAAAGCAAACTTTGCCTTATGTAAGAATAGCATATAGGTTTCGTTACTccttaggagaaaaaaaaatatgactatAAGAGTCAGAAATTCTCAAGCAATTCAAGCAGAAATCTTCATCAAGTGTCCAGCAGTAGAAATATTCGGTATCGGTATGCAGCTACTAATGGGATGAATGCATGTCTCACAGCTATATAATCAGGATCTTGCTGGTCCTGTATAATATACTGGTCACAAACTTCTGAAAAATCAGTATTACAACATACTCGTCATATAATTCAGATGCAAATCCCACTTAACCGTTAAACCGATATGGCTCTAACCACACTAAAGCAAAAACAGCAACTAATTTGAGAAACTACATGAGCTCATTTCAGTGTCCTATCATTGGTACCTCAGaagcttatttttcattatgTAGGTTTCACTCAAACATCCAAGAAGCTTCCAGGAGTTAAGCTTCTTGGCATTTTCCTTCATAAAGGCTGTGGCACATAAGGATTAAAAGAGAACCCTAAAATGTTGCAAAGGCGTCAGAAATCAGAATCGACAATCAGCTTCTTGCGCTTTTGTCTCTATTCCACTGAATAACTTAAGAAAACTCCGTGTATGTCGGGTGATTCTTTTCGTTTTCATATCCACAGTCTACAgggcgaaaataaaaaaaccactTAACCAGTTATCCATGGGCATAACAGATGTTCATATTACTCTCTAGCTCAGAGTAAATTTGGTTTTCAATTATCCCTAGTTGCCAAATCCGAAAAGTGGTAAAAGCACTCGACTGTCAAACAACCTTTCCTGGTGGCTTGCCGTCTCGCTTCTTCACTCCCCTATGGTTTTGCCGGCTGGTTGTCCGCTGCAATTCGTGGTTTCGCATAAGGGAGTTCCCGATCTATACCACGCGGATTGGCTCAGTTTTTCGCCTGAGAAGGGGACTGAACCAACCCATGTACACCCCCTCCCCATTTTGTTTCACTCTCCCTCCCTTGTTTGTCCTTTGAACATAGAATTCACCGACTTCTCTCAATAAATTGCCACTTCTAGCAATGGCTGCCGACTTTTCGGCTTGTAAAGTCATTACCAATGAGTTCACTACCAAGCATCCACAGACAACTTACGAAAGAAACACTTAGTCAAAGTCCCTCGAACAAATGCATCGATACATTTTTCAAGTTTCCGCGCAGTCATAACACCGTACGAATCGAATTTCAAAATCCATCTTGAGCATTACATCAACTAATACAATTCGGATGTGCCAGGCGTTACCTGATGTACAGCAAGCCGCATGATGCCCAGAACCACAAAGGAGAGTATCCTTCACCCAAAGCCCGTCATCAATTTCCATGGTTTCAGTCAGCAGTTGTAGTCGGTCACCATTGGCTCGCTAGGAAGACTGTTTTAGGAAGACGGACCTTCTTCTGTTCATTACATTCGTCGGAGATCGGCAACATCTGATGGAAGATGAGCAGTCGCGATGCTGAAACTAGAGTCGGTGGAGTTCAAAGTTCGCCCACGGCGGAGACGAggatttaaaaataaagaatgaaaaataaagttaTATACTTGGGGGCAATATCTAAAGAAAgacagtggagagagagaaataaagaaaagagataaagagaagaaaacagggaggacaggaaaaaagaaggaattggaATCAAGATCAGCTGAATTTTACTGACCTAGGAATTGCTTCTATTAGAAGTCCACGTAGTCCTAGTTCGCAAGCCTCGAGGGGGGATCTCTTCGATATCATTTGACTGTGTTTCTCGGCGGCCATTTCACAATCTCGCAAGTCAGAATCTGTTGATTCACAATCAACCTCGTAGAATAAAGCTAGATCAATCAGCTGATTGTCTCGAAGCTCAGCATCATCCCCTAGATGCTTGCATATTATTCGGGATCCCAACTTTGTCATATTTCCACCTGATATTGTAACCCCAAACTCTGCATAATTTCCATCAATTTCACAAAAATCGACTTCTTCCCACAGCTTAGTTGGTCTGAAATACAGAAGTAAGACATGCTCCGAATCCAACGAATGGGAACACACTACTCCATCGGCTTTCCGCATTTCACCATTAACATGTGCAGAAATCCGAAACTCGGGTTTTGTTCCCTGTTCATCAGGACGAAAAACGAAACATAGAACCATTCCAAGAATCTTGTCATATATGTCCTTCGAAGCCATAAAAGATACGGAGCGCTCTTCATGAGGAAGGATCCACTGTGGCATCTCTCCTCCGGGGAGAAGACTTCCGCAACAAGACCATTTCTGTCGCATAGATAGACTGGTAGTAAGTATCCAAGTCAATATTAGTTCCCAAATGATAACATCCATTGATGCTTGCTTGCATTAATGCACGAGTCTTATGCGACAGAAAACATTCCACAAAAGTACGGGAGCCACCTAGGTTACattatatgtatatgcatatgcatgcagagctaggaaaaattgtcaaaaaagtcgtGAACATATTGCCCTATTATTAatacagtcctaaactttttaactttatcaattcagttctaaccaTTTTCTACCATTATAATACGCAAGCACACAATGGACCCAACATACACTCCACGCCGATATGGAtgtgtttttgtgtgtgtgtgtgtgagagagagagagagagtaacctGGCCGGATGAGTAAATCGGATCCGCCAAATCTCTGCagacaaaatgatcaattaaGGTTAAATCTTCATTTCTTTGTAGAGATTCGCAATTTTCCGcatataaataattcaaaaatgggGGAAGCTCGGGAAACTCTTGTAATTGATGGTTGTTTTCAATTCTCAATAGAGACAAACCACCACGGGCACGGATGGATGTAGGAAGCATGGTAATATTGTTCTCCGTCAAAAACAATTCACGCAAGACGGGAAAGCAAGAAAGATTCTCAAGAAAGTCAACTTCGAACAGATTACACCCCGTAAGGTCTAACCAATGTAAACTTGAAAGTCCAGTCTTCATGCATGGATCAGCTGAATCCTCGTACATTGGAAACCCAACTAAACTTTTGCAATAGGTAACTTGCAGGTTTTCAAGGTTTTGTAACTTATAAATCGAAGATGAAAGACGTTCCAGCCTCTTGCactttattatatatattcccTTCAATGAGACAAGATTTTCTATTGATGCAGGAAGTTCTTTAATAGAGGTTCCTCTTAACCGAAGACTTTCCAGGCGTTCGAGTCTATGTGGAATATCAGGGAACCTTGcaacttttttgcatttttcaataTTGAGCTCTCGCAGATTTTTTGAATTGAGTGCATCTGGAAAAACACTGAGTTCAGGGCACTCCCTTAAATTCAAAACCTGCAACTTGTCATGATCTGCGATGGACGGGTGGGCTTCTACCAAGTCTTTGCAATCACTGATATTTaattcctcgagatttggagtACACCAGAAGTCGGGCAGGCAAACCAGCGACTCGCAATGACTGAAATTAACGTGCTTCAAAAATTGGAAGTCCTGCAAAATCAAGGAAACCAGCTTTGGTAAACATTCtgaaagttaaaaaatgggTGTTCGTATGATGATGTTGCTTCGTTACATTTGAACCGTGTGATTCCCCTTAATGATCTTTTCAAGAAATTATAATACGTAATATTGATCATTAATAATATCATAGTTTATTTCTGAGTACATTTCTTGACCTATTATTTAACTTTTCATTCAAAGTTACTAAACACATAGAAACTTTACCAATAATTACCAATAATTGTACAtacatatgtatttatatatatacatatatatactagcaaatcattttgcattttagatattatttgaaagaattggaTAATATATACACACAATATTAAAAAGTTCGCGAATAAAATTGGGTCAgccattattaaaaaattagagtgagtatcattaaaaatcccaaatcagcATGCACAATTACCCCTTACTAATTTTCATCTTACAAAAAACCTAAGTTGACAAGATTATGACATATTTAATCTAAACTGATTTTCGTCTAAAAGAAAATCCCAAGCCGGTACTCCTCAcccaaatttaccctctattagcatacgaaaattagtttgggataaaattgtgCTACGCGTCATGCATGTGGCAATCCCAAAGTGCAAGTGAAGTGTCACGTGGCGAGTATGCGCATGTGGACCATGAGACAAAACCAACCATGCCACGTGTTATGCCATGTGAAAATCATAGAAGCGTAGTAAAACGCCACATGCGAGTGACGATGTGAGTCACGTATCATAACGATGCCTTGTGTTAGGCCATGTGACAATTATAGAAGCAAAATGAGCATGTGACAATTATAGAAGCAAAATGAAGTGTCAAATATTAAGCACACGAGTGAACACTTCGTCGGATTTCAGCGCTAACCATATATAATAGATGAAGGTCAAGAATATATGTTCTGTCACAATGAAATTTCccgaaaatcaacaaaatttcaaatttattgaagTTCTTCAAAGACAATGAaccaactttgaaaaacattcggacgaaaatacaaatttaatatatttaattcaAAAGGGTCGATATAGGTAAATGCTCACCTTAAATTGATCCGGCAAGACTGTGATACTACAATTGCTCATATTAAATCCCACTAATTTCTTTTGGCCggaggaaaattctggaattCCGGGAGCACATCCATCCCATTCAAACCATCTCGGCTGATTATGAAGACGAGGACCTTGGAAAGAACTATGCACATTACGCAAAATTAGCAATCTCaatcttctcatttttgtaaaagtatTGGGACCGATAAATATTTCTGTCGGCTCGGGTGGCTCCAACACAACGGCTCTTACCACATGATTTTCCTGTATACAAGACTATTTAGGTTACGCATGTTCAATGGCTAGAGTAAAAAATGTAAGGAGCATAATTTTGATCGTATTTGCAAGTCTTACCATGTCACTAGACACAACTTCAACAACGTCATCACACAACCATAGCCTGCTGCATCTCCCGGGATCATCGCTTTCTTGGTTCACAATATCCATacccatcaattgaatcaagtcatgcatttctatatttttggACTGAATTCTTATTAAGGACCTCTCGGTGAGAATTGATAATCCTATTACTACCTTAAAATCACAACTTTCAAGAACGTTCTCTACATACTTAGTTTCGCGCCCCTTAAAGAAACAGGCAATGTgaagaaaaatctctttctcatttgtctctagtccatcataacttattttgagcacatcatTGATGTCTTTCTTAGGAGACATAGAAACTTTATCCAGTGCACTTTcccattcatcttctcttctacCACGTAAGAAGGAACCTAgcacctcaagtgctaaaggaagacCTTTAGCATGATTCAGAACACCATCCACTAGATCTGtcctaatttcaaatttttggtgtgtcggaaaagcatgcttactaAGTAACTCATGAGCTACATCCTTATCCAGTTctttaacttcatacacatgATCTAAATCTATCCCGTGACCAGTCAATAGATGCTTATCTCTTGTAGTGACGATGATCCCGCTTCCATTACCAAACCACTTGCATTCTCCTGCTAAAGCATTTAACTAGCGCaagtcatccacatcatcaaagATAAGGAGAACTTTTTTGCGACAAAATCTCTCTTGTATTTGATTAATACCTCTATCAACACTGGACACTACTAATCTTTCTTCCAGTGCTAACACCTCAAATAGCAAGTTTTCTTGCAAAGTAACTAAATCTTTGCAGTTTTTTGAAGCTTCTCGAACATTCGGCAGAAAACATGAACTCTCAAATTGCTTGAAAATACTATTATAAACGGCTTTGGCTAAAGTCGTCTTTCCTATGCCTCCTTTTCCCCACaatcccaccatgagaacatcgTCATCAGACTGAAGGTTTAACATCGATTCCAACTTAACAACTTGGGAATCTATCCTCACCGGATACTTAGCAACATGCAAAGGTGCTCGGTTTACGTGAGTGGAGATTTCCATCACAATTCTTTGAATAAACTCTGActcatttctgaaaaaaaaaatgaaaaagaagttgTGGCATCATTTTAGCAATCTGAATAAGCAAATAGCAAGCAATTACTAGCCAACAATGACCAAAGCAGTGTATCACATTTTCACATAACCACAGCCAAAACAAAATATATTCCCACCGAATCGAATTACTAACTTTAGAGATTTTCAATCTTAATTAGATTGACTTATCAACTTTTTTTGCATTATGTCACTAACCAATTTTGGATTGCCaagcttatttttctttaatttatcacctattcttctcttttgccaaattttatttttctttcttaactAAGTCtcaaatttaccaactcttacaTGAAATTTCTAACTTTAACTAAATCCATTTAAGATTTCAGGAATCTCGAGATGAAGTATCTATATGGACACTTACAATCATGTGTGTAGattaattcatttattttaaaaaacaatctcTAAAGTTACTTGTAATAATTATCTTCTTACACAAAATATGGACTCCACTACACTTACCCATCTTTCAAATGCCACCCGGACAAGCTAGCAGCATCAAgaagagctttcttccatctcttcacttcctCCGAATCCTTCCCGATCTTGGACTCGTGCTCAAGCATAgcttttttgtatttgtctcttggtgttctcacttctttgggttccactttgtaaaatattggAAAGACTTTGAGGTCTCTTTCTTCCTTGCAGTTCATGATTTTCGCCACCTCTTCCAAACACCACCGTGAGAAAGCGTAACCCTcagagaaaatgatgattgcGATCTGCGATTCCTCAATCGCCTTCATAAGTGCCGGCGCTATTTGCTCTCCTTTTCTGAGCTCCTCACTATCAACATAAGTGAAGATTCCTTTTCGGTTAAGAGCGTCATAGAGATGACTGAGGAAGTTGTTCCGAACGTCTTCgcctctgaagctcaaaaaCACATGGTGAGAAGCCATTAGATGATGGAGTTCGACAATCAGGAACGAGTTTGTTCGCTGTTCGATCTTCTCGTTGATATATTCTTATACTAGAGGACACTCAGGACAGAGCTGCATGACTTTTTTAGGTCAGGGTCAACAAAagttaaatattaatttttggaaaatgatggtGCTTATGGATGGATCAAGACATCTCATGGGCGTGAACACATGGACTTTCTTTTCCTGAAGACCGTACATCATGGGGTTGTTTCGATTGGCTTATTGACAcaagtttctttgttttctagAAAGTTTTGATAAAGTTGGCCGTTCAACAAGCCAAATGGCCGACAAAAACAGTGGATAATATTATCGACAACTACTGGTCGATAGCAGAACTTTGGGAAAACTTGTGGCTTAAATATGGACCAAAATATCTAATAGGTATGAATATGGACTTATTCTCACTTAAGATCACATACCACAGTGTTATTCAGATTGTCTTATCAAAACAAGTTTCTTTATTTGATGTAGAATATGTTCTTAAATTGTTGATGAGTATGCCGCTCTAACATAAGATAAAGTTTTAATCAATGTGCCGGCTACGAGAGgatgattttcatttatttagtcttcgtttttctttttcttacatAGGAAATGAAGTGGTGACTTtcattatgtttgttgtaatattAACCCGGGAATCTAATTGTATCTtgtaaataagtcaatgcgaaaagcactagaaaaataaacaagtaatAATAAATGACCTTAGATATGCACATAGTTTGGTCTCAAAGTCGATACCTATATTCACGATAGAGCTAATCATAAATAGTCCATTACAATCAAAGAATCAGAGTTACAATTGTTCACAATATTTGAGTATTTTTCATTCCTAAATTACACCcaagttcaaaacatttataaataaaataaacttaacTGGATGTAAAACTCAGGCCACACAAATCGTGTCTAGGCACTCCTCTCGTATGGCCGAAAGCGCAAGAACTTCGTGCGGTCTTCCTGTGTTTTCTTTCACGGCGTGGCCCTCTATACAGAAAAGGGGCCTTCTTTTCTCCTGTATGGATGTGGCAGAAAAGCAATTAGAGAAGTCTAAGTTTTGATCTTGGTCAAACTCTCCTCAacaacccaaagttgttcctcccattAAATTCTCAATTTCTACTTTCGCTTGCAATCACAGAATTTCTATataataattagacaagaaaaTGCCCCAAATCATAATCCAGAAAATCTAATAACAAATTCTATAATATTAACACGAAAATGTAATAGGATCTTGCAAATAGGtcaatgtaaaaaatattaGAGAAATAAACAAGGAATAATAAAGGACTCTCCAGAGATTTTCATGGTTCGGTTTAAATGTTGG contains:
- the LOC125314682 gene encoding TMV resistance protein N-like, with the translated sequence MASHHVFLSFRGEDVRNNFLSHLYDALNRKGIFTYVDSEELRKGEQIAPALMKAIEESQIAIIIFSEGYAFSRWCLEEVAKIMNCKEERDLKVFPIFYKVEPKEVRTPRDKYKKAMLEHESKIGKDSEEVKRWKKALLDAASLSGWHLKDGNESEFIQRIVMEISTHVNRAPLHVAKYPVRIDSQVVKLESMLNLQSDDDVLMVGLWGKGGIGKTTLAKAVYNSIFKQFESSCFLPNVREASKNCKDLVTLQENLLFEVLALEERLVVSSVDRGINQIQERFCRKKVLLIFDDVDDLRYNGSGIIVTTRDKHLLTGHGIDLDHVYEVKELDKDVAHELLSKHAFPTHQKFEIRTDLVDGVLNHAKGLPLALEVLGSFLRGRREDEWESALDKVSMSPKKDINDVLKISYDGLETNEKEIFLHIACFFKGRETKYVENVLESCDFKVVIGLSILTERSLIRIQSKNIEMHDLIQLMGMDIVNQESDDPGRCSRLWLCDDVVEVVSSDMDFQFLKHVNFSHCESLVCLPDFWCTPNLEELNISDCKDLVEAHPSIADHDKLQKWSCCGSLLPGGEMPQWILPHEERSVSFMASKDIYDKILGMVLCFVFRPDEQGTKPEFRISAHVNGEMRKADGVVCSHSLDSEHVLLLYFRPTKLWEEVDFCEIDGNYAEFGVTISGGNMTKLGSRIICKHLGDDAELRDNQLIDLALFYEVDCESTDSDLRDCEMAAEKHSQMISKRSPLEACELGLRGLLIEAIPRSVKFS